From Symphalangus syndactylus isolate Jambi chromosome X, NHGRI_mSymSyn1-v2.1_pri, whole genome shotgun sequence, the proteins below share one genomic window:
- the LOC129476154 gene encoding cation-dependent mannose-6-phosphate receptor-like isoform X2 has translation MFPFYNCWRTGLLLLLFLAVAVRESWQTEETTCDLVGEKGKESEKELALVKRLKLLFNKSFESTVGQGSDTYMYIFRVCGEAGKHTSGAGLVQINKSNGKETVVGRLNETHIFNGSNWIMLIYKGSDEYDNHCGKEQRRAVVMISCNRHTLADNFNPVSEEYGCDFVCRSKPRNVPAAYRGVGDDQLGEESEERDDHLLPM, from the exons ATGTTCCCTTTCTACAACTGCTGGAGGACTGGACTGCTACTGCTACTATTCCTGGCTGTGGCAGTGAGAGAATCCTGGCAGACAGAAGAAACAACTTGCGACTTGGTAGGAGAAAAGGGTAAAGAGTCAGAGAAAGAGTTGGCTCTAGTGAAGAGGCTGAAACTACTGTTTAATAAAAGCTTTGAGAGCACTGTGGGCCAGGGTTCAGACACATACATGTACATCTTCAGGGTGTGCGGGGAAGCTGGCAAGCACACTTCTGGGGCAGGCCTGGTGCAAATCAACAAAAGTAATGGGAAGGAGACAGTGGTAGGGAGACTGAACGAGACTCACATCTTCAACGGAAGTAATTGGATCATGCTGATCTATAAAGGGAGTGATGAATATGACAACCACTGTGGCAAGGAGCAGCGTCGTGCAGTGGTGATGATCTCCTGCAATCGACACACCCTAGCGGACAATTTTAATCCTGTGTCTGAGGAAT ATGGCTGTGACTTCGTCTGCCGTTCTAAACCTCGAAATGTGCCTGCAGCATATCGTGGTGTGGGGGATGACCAGCTGGGGGAGGAGTCAGAAGAAAGGGATGACCATTTATTACCAATGTAG
- the LOC129476154 gene encoding cation-dependent mannose-6-phosphate receptor-like isoform X1 translates to MFPFYNCWRTGLLLLLFLAVAVRESWQTEETTCDLVGEKGKESEKELALVKRLKLLFNKSFESTVGQGSDTYMYIFRVCGEAGKHTSGAGLVQINKSNGKETVVGRLNETHIFNGSNWIMLIYKGSDEYDNHCGKEQRRAVVMISCNRHTLADNFNPVSEECGKVQDCFYLFELDSSLACSPESSHLSVASILLVTFASLVAVYVVGGFLYQRLVVGAKGMEQFPHLAFWEDLGNLVADGCDFVCRSKPRNVPAAYRGVGDDQLGEESEERDDHLLPM, encoded by the coding sequence ATGTTCCCTTTCTACAACTGCTGGAGGACTGGACTGCTACTGCTACTATTCCTGGCTGTGGCAGTGAGAGAATCCTGGCAGACAGAAGAAACAACTTGCGACTTGGTAGGAGAAAAGGGTAAAGAGTCAGAGAAAGAGTTGGCTCTAGTGAAGAGGCTGAAACTACTGTTTAATAAAAGCTTTGAGAGCACTGTGGGCCAGGGTTCAGACACATACATGTACATCTTCAGGGTGTGCGGGGAAGCTGGCAAGCACACTTCTGGGGCAGGCCTGGTGCAAATCAACAAAAGTAATGGGAAGGAGACAGTGGTAGGGAGACTGAACGAGACTCACATCTTCAACGGAAGTAATTGGATCATGCTGATCTATAAAGGGAGTGATGAATATGACAACCACTGTGGCAAGGAGCAGCGTCGTGCAGTGGTGATGATCTCCTGCAATCGACACACCCTAGCGGACAATTTTAATCCTGTGTCTGAGGAATGTGGCAAAGTCCAAGATTGTTTCTACCTCTTTGAGTTGGATAGCAGCCTGGCCTGTTCCCCAGAGAGCTCCCACCTCAGTGTGGCTTCTATCTTACTTGTCACGTTTGCATCACTGGTTGCTGTTTATGTTGTTGGGGGTTTCCTATACCAGCGACTGGTGGTGGGAGCCAAAGGAATGGAGCAGTTTCCCCACTTAGCCTTCTGGGAGGATCTTGGCAATCTGGTAGCAGATGGCTGTGACTTCGTCTGCCGTTCTAAACCTCGAAATGTGCCTGCAGCATATCGTGGTGTGGGGGATGACCAGCTGGGGGAGGAGTCAGAAGAAAGGGATGACCATTTATTACCAATGTAG